A window from Kovacikia minuta CCNUW1 encodes these proteins:
- a CDS encoding ferredoxin-thioredoxin reductase catalytic domain-containing protein → MSLAPPLCPCRHYEDKKAEVEAAYWNCPCVPMRERKECHCMLFLTPENDFSGEQQEISFEEIRTITNQY, encoded by the coding sequence ATGAGCTTGGCTCCCCCCCTCTGCCCCTGCCGCCACTACGAAGACAAAAAAGCAGAGGTCGAGGCAGCCTACTGGAACTGCCCCTGTGTCCCCATGCGGGAGCGCAAAGAATGCCACTGCATGCTGTTCCTGACCCCTGAAAATGACTTTTCTGGAGAGCAGCAGGAAATTTCCTTTGAGGAAATTAGAACCATCACTAATCAATACTAG
- a CDS encoding Asp-tRNA(Asn)/Glu-tRNA(Gln) amidotransferase subunit GatB encodes MTIAAPIKTQYEAVIGLETHVQLKTDTKIFCNCATTFGSTPNTQVCPVCMGMPGVLPVLNQKVLEYAVKAGLALNCQIAAYSKFDRKQYFYPDLPKDYQISQYDLPIAEHGWLEIELVDKESGTSTRKKIGITRLHMEEDAGKLVQWW; translated from the coding sequence ATGACGATTGCTGCCCCGATCAAAACCCAGTACGAAGCGGTTATTGGACTGGAAACCCACGTTCAATTAAAGACTGATACGAAGATTTTCTGTAATTGCGCCACTACCTTTGGCAGCACGCCCAACACCCAGGTTTGCCCCGTTTGTATGGGCATGCCCGGAGTTTTGCCCGTGCTGAACCAGAAGGTGTTGGAATATGCTGTCAAAGCAGGGTTGGCGCTCAACTGTCAGATTGCCGCCTACAGCAAGTTTGACCGCAAACAATACTTCTATCCTGACCTGCCCAAGGATTACCAGATTTCCCAGTATGACCTGCCGATCGCCGAACACGGTTGGCTCGAAATTGAACTGGTGGATAAGGAAAGCGGCACCTCGACCCGTAAGAAAATTGGGATTACCCG
- a CDS encoding chromosome segregation ATPase, translating into MTRNQGVPDRQPPGKFSHPRRRDVSVPRSANSANPVENPNSAYRGIEPNPGSDQTRQSGQPLRPYLRSRTGQGAASQQIMEPEATVQASPQTEAAPFRQRFAWFGWLSSWKFWLIATPLIFTGSGVIAVVLLLKIPGMPNCPAIFWPLASASLRFECARLAAGKQTPKDLLEAIKLLDSLPPDHAMRAEANRLVEEWSQDVLKLAEKDFNAGKLAEAIAAARQIPTKTSAYKLVEDRIKHWQSIWVKAEGIYKQAEKELRQQNWQQAFAHALRLREVENTYWQTVKFDELRENITTAREDGNKLGRAYRLADEGGLKNLQDAIKLAESIKPSSYIYEAAQKAIPKFGLKMINLAQATLEQRDLQGALAILDKIPEKANLKEAVRDFTVLATAQAQVWQNTIPALEDAISQLQRIAPDRPLYSRAQKLITRWQLEIEAISQLDKAKVLAQAGSVDDLTAGIAEASQVDKSNPRWAEVQRQIAQWHAQIQTIQDRPILDLADQAAAPGDMDSLKTAIAQANQIGKGRALYKEAQGKVQQWTAQIQEIQDQPILDQAREYANGGDLQSAVNLAQQIQSGRSLYSPAQADIRKWRDQLHAQAVQAQAQQTMQQAYALANSGSPSALANAIQLAGGVPASSPLKSDASNAVNEWSQQLLQAAQTQAAYDVPGAIAAAEKIPPRATTYTQAQQLIQSWKRLLGQ; encoded by the coding sequence ATGACTAGAAATCAGGGAGTCCCAGACCGTCAGCCTCCAGGCAAGTTTTCGCATCCTCGCCGCAGAGATGTTTCAGTTCCGCGATCGGCCAATTCTGCCAATCCGGTTGAGAATCCCAATTCTGCCTACCGAGGAATTGAACCAAACCCTGGGAGCGATCAAACCAGACAGTCAGGACAACCCCTGAGACCCTATCTTCGTTCTAGAACCGGGCAGGGTGCTGCTTCCCAGCAGATCATGGAGCCAGAAGCCACGGTGCAGGCTTCCCCACAAACTGAGGCTGCTCCTTTCAGGCAGCGATTTGCCTGGTTCGGGTGGTTATCAAGCTGGAAATTTTGGTTGATTGCAACCCCGCTCATCTTTACCGGATCGGGGGTCATTGCCGTGGTGCTGTTACTCAAAATTCCTGGAATGCCGAACTGCCCCGCCATTTTTTGGCCTCTGGCTTCGGCTTCGTTGCGATTTGAGTGTGCCAGGCTGGCAGCCGGTAAGCAAACGCCCAAAGATTTGCTGGAGGCAATTAAACTGCTAGATTCCTTGCCACCCGATCATGCGATGCGGGCGGAGGCAAATCGATTGGTTGAAGAATGGTCCCAGGATGTTTTGAAACTGGCGGAGAAAGATTTTAACGCAGGCAAGTTGGCAGAAGCGATCGCCGCTGCCCGCCAAATTCCCACCAAAACCTCGGCTTATAAACTAGTCGAGGATCGAATTAAACATTGGCAATCGATTTGGGTGAAGGCGGAGGGGATTTACAAACAGGCAGAAAAGGAACTGCGACAGCAAAACTGGCAACAAGCATTTGCCCACGCCTTGCGCCTGCGAGAGGTAGAAAATACCTACTGGCAGACGGTCAAGTTTGACGAGTTGCGGGAAAATATTACCACTGCCAGAGAGGATGGAAATAAATTAGGACGGGCTTACCGTCTGGCAGATGAGGGGGGGCTAAAAAATTTACAGGATGCGATCAAGCTGGCGGAGTCCATCAAGCCCAGCAGCTACATTTATGAAGCGGCTCAAAAGGCAATTCCCAAATTTGGGCTAAAAATGATCAACCTGGCGCAGGCAACCCTGGAGCAACGAGACCTGCAAGGGGCGCTGGCAATTCTGGACAAGATTCCTGAAAAGGCAAACTTGAAGGAAGCAGTACGGGACTTCACGGTGCTGGCGACAGCTCAAGCCCAGGTCTGGCAAAATACGATTCCAGCTTTGGAAGATGCCATTTCCCAGCTTCAAAGAATTGCCCCCGATCGCCCTTTATACTCCAGGGCACAAAAACTCATCACCCGCTGGCAGCTTGAAATTGAGGCAATTTCCCAATTAGATAAGGCAAAAGTGCTTGCCCAGGCGGGTTCTGTGGATGATTTGACCGCCGGAATTGCGGAGGCATCCCAGGTTGACAAATCCAATCCCCGCTGGGCTGAAGTTCAACGCCAGATTGCCCAGTGGCACGCTCAAATTCAGACGATTCAAGATCGCCCAATTCTGGATCTGGCAGATCAGGCTGCGGCTCCAGGGGATATGGATTCGCTCAAAACCGCGATCGCCCAGGCAAACCAGATTGGTAAAGGACGTGCCCTGTACAAAGAAGCCCAGGGCAAAGTGCAACAATGGACGGCTCAAATTCAAGAAATTCAAGATCAACCAATTCTGGATCAGGCACGGGAATACGCGAACGGGGGTGACTTGCAATCGGCAGTCAACCTGGCTCAGCAAATCCAGTCCGGGCGATCGCTCTACTCCCCTGCCCAGGCAGATATTCGCAAATGGCGCGACCAGCTTCATGCTCAAGCGGTACAAGCCCAGGCACAACAAACCATGCAGCAGGCATATGCCCTGGCAAATTCGGGTTCTCCGAGTGCGCTGGCAAATGCGATTCAACTGGCAGGGGGGGTTCCTGCCTCCAGTCCGCTTAAATCGGATGCCAGCAATGCTGTGAATGAATGGAGCCAACAATTATTGCAAGCAGCCCAAACCCAGGCTGCCTATGATGTTCCAGGGGCGATCGCGGCTGCCGAAAAAATTCCTCCCCGCGCTACGACCTACACCCAGGCTCAACAACTAATCCAGTCCTGGAAGCGATTACTGGGTCAGTAG
- a CDS encoding DUF4058 family protein: MPSPFPGMNPYLENPVLWREVHKLLIAEFARTLNSQLDDRYRVAVEERVYQDSEESLLVGIPDDVVIRDSGTTRASNRENTALAATLSSPVSVTLPMPATIREWYLEVRRIRTREVVAVIEILSPKNKREGEGRREYLEKRQKILSSATHLVEIDLLRNGKRMPMGPDNLASDYQILVSRSEQRPKADLYPFGLRDRIPLFPLPLRSNEDPEVGEPIVDLQSLLHNVYDLNRLEMEIDYNLNPVPQLQGDNLAWVNTLLKEQNPRL; the protein is encoded by the coding sequence ATGCCGTCTCCATTCCCTGGGATGAATCCTTATTTGGAGAATCCCGTTCTCTGGAGAGAAGTCCATAAACTGCTGATTGCTGAGTTCGCAAGAACACTCAACAGTCAGTTGGACGATCGCTACCGGGTTGCGGTCGAAGAACGAGTTTATCAGGATAGTGAGGAATCCCTTTTGGTGGGAATTCCTGATGATGTTGTAATTCGAGACAGCGGAACGACTCGAGCTTCTAACAGAGAAAATACTGCTTTAGCGGCAACTCTTTCGTCCCCCGTCAGCGTTACATTGCCGATGCCTGCGACCATTCGAGAATGGTACTTGGAGGTGCGGCGGATTCGGACACGGGAAGTCGTTGCTGTAATTGAGATTCTCTCGCCTAAGAATAAACGCGAGGGGGAGGGACGCAGGGAATATCTGGAGAAACGTCAGAAAATTTTGAGCAGTGCCACCCATTTAGTTGAGATTGATTTGCTCCGTAATGGCAAGCGAATGCCGATGGGACCAGACAATCTGGCCAGTGACTATCAGATTTTGGTTAGTCGCAGTGAACAGCGTCCCAAGGCTGATCTCTACCCGTTTGGTCTACGCGATCGTATTCCTCTCTTTCCACTCCCGCTTCGTTCCAATGAAGATCCCGAAGTTGGGGAACCGATCGTCGATTTGCAATCCTTACTTCACAACGTTTATGACCTGAACCGTCTGGAAATGGAAATCGATTACAACCTCAATCCAGTTCCGCAATTACAAGGCGACAATTTAGCTTGGGTAAATACTCTACTCAAAGAGCAAAACCCGCGACTTTGA
- the sufR gene encoding iron-sulfur cluster biosynthesis transcriptional regulator SufR — translation MTATQQNSTKQDILHHLLKHGQATAQELAETLQVSPQATRRHLKDLEAEGLIEHQVVQTGMGRPNYIYTLSKEGRDRFPVRYDEFAVSLLDTLAETVGPDQVGSILRKQWERKALEYREKLGDGSLKERVAKLVELRRTEGYMAECYAINADGVEVEGGDRFILTEYNCAISHIAESFPSVCGHELEMFAVALDCHVERTHWLVNGEHRCGYLIQPK, via the coding sequence ATGACCGCTACTCAGCAAAACTCCACCAAACAGGACATCCTGCATCATTTGTTGAAGCACGGGCAGGCTACTGCACAAGAGTTGGCTGAAACTTTGCAAGTAAGCCCCCAGGCAACTCGCCGCCACCTGAAGGATTTGGAAGCTGAAGGATTGATTGAACATCAAGTGGTTCAGACGGGAATGGGGCGTCCCAACTATATCTATACACTCAGCAAAGAAGGGCGCGATCGCTTCCCGGTTCGCTACGACGAATTCGCCGTCTCCCTGCTCGATACCCTGGCGGAAACGGTTGGTCCGGATCAGGTCGGTTCCATTCTGCGGAAACAATGGGAACGCAAAGCCCTGGAGTACCGCGAGAAATTAGGCGACGGTTCCCTTAAAGAGCGGGTCGCAAAACTGGTGGAACTGCGACGAACGGAAGGCTACATGGCCGAGTGCTATGCCATCAATGCCGATGGCGTTGAGGTGGAAGGGGGCGATCGCTTCATCCTGACGGAATACAACTGCGCCATTTCCCACATTGCCGAATCCTTCCCCAGCGTTTGCGGTCACGAACTGGAAATGTTCGCTGTTGCCCTCGATTGCCATGTGGAACGAACCCACTGGCTGGTGAATGGAGAACACCGCTGTGGCTATTTAATTCAGCCGAAGTAA
- a CDS encoding restriction endonuclease subunit R yields MMVQTLQASNVNLRVLIDTFGLQRRRDDQFFGEWREDLPELTDSEKQFLNKVKEGFLNLVDHPPIQERAVQVSILGPMLFLADFYLPPFHIQTEKSIEISEEDEGVVIRGQVDILLVKEQFWIMVIESKGFSFSTEAGLAQLLAYMLANPHSSRPGFGMMATGGIFQFVKLVQGNPPQYAISDQFGTLNQVNGIYEVFRILKRIGQL; encoded by the coding sequence ATGATGGTTCAAACACTCCAGGCTAGTAACGTTAATCTACGAGTTTTGATCGACACTTTTGGGCTACAACGCCGTCGAGACGATCAGTTTTTCGGAGAATGGCGGGAGGATCTACCAGAACTTACTGATTCAGAAAAACAGTTTCTTAATAAGGTTAAGGAAGGGTTTCTGAACCTGGTTGACCATCCACCGATACAGGAAAGAGCGGTTCAAGTTTCCATTCTGGGACCAATGCTATTCCTGGCAGATTTTTACTTACCACCCTTTCATATTCAGACAGAGAAATCGATCGAAATCTCTGAAGAAGATGAAGGCGTTGTAATTCGAGGTCAAGTGGATATTCTGCTAGTGAAAGAGCAGTTTTGGATCATGGTAATCGAATCTAAAGGATTTTCCTTTTCGACAGAAGCAGGGTTGGCACAGCTTTTGGCTTATATGCTGGCAAATCCCCATTCATCCAGACCGGGATTCGGCATGATGGCTACAGGCGGAATATTTCAGTTTGTCAAATTGGTTCAAGGGAACCCACCTCAATATGCAATTTCTGACCAATTTGGAACACTCAATCAAGTTAATGGAATATACGAAGTATTCAGAATCTTAAAACGAATTGGGCAGCTTTAA
- the sufB gene encoding Fe-S cluster assembly protein SufB yields MSTIVQNLVNQPYKYGFITNIESDTIPRGLSEDVIRLISAKKEEPEFMLEFRLRAYRQWLKMTEPTWQNASYPAIDYQNIIYYSAPKVKEKKKSLEEVDPELLDTFEKLGIPLSEQKRLTNVAVDAIFDSVSVATTFKEKLAKEGVIFCSISEAVQEHPELVQKYLGSVVPVGDNYFAALNSAVFSDGSFVYIPKGTKCPMELSTYFRINNGDSGQFERTLIVAEEGSSVSYLEGCTAPMYDTNQLHAAVVELVALDNAEIKYSTVQNWYAGDANGKGGIYNFVTKRGLCQGVNSKISWTQVETGSAITWKYPSCVLVGDNSVGEFYSVALTNHHQQADTGTKMVHIGKNTRSTIISKGISAGQSKNSYRGLVKIGPKAKGARNYSQCDSMLIGDNAQANTFPYIQVQNNTGKVEHEASTSKIGEDQLFYFSQRGISAEDAISMMISGFCKDVFNQLPMEFAVEADRLLSLKLEGSVG; encoded by the coding sequence ATGAGCACGATCGTCCAAAACCTGGTTAACCAACCTTACAAGTACGGGTTCATCACCAACATCGAGTCTGACACCATTCCCCGTGGTTTAAGTGAAGACGTGATTCGTTTGATTTCGGCTAAGAAAGAAGAGCCGGAATTCATGCTGGAGTTTCGGTTGCGGGCGTATCGTCAGTGGCTCAAAATGACCGAACCAACCTGGCAGAACGCGAGTTATCCAGCGATCGACTACCAGAACATCATCTACTACTCTGCTCCTAAGGTTAAAGAGAAAAAGAAGAGCTTGGAAGAGGTCGATCCTGAACTGTTGGACACCTTCGAGAAATTAGGTATTCCGCTTTCAGAGCAAAAGCGCCTCACCAATGTTGCGGTTGATGCCATTTTCGATAGTGTCTCTGTTGCCACCACCTTCAAGGAAAAGCTGGCAAAAGAGGGAGTCATCTTCTGTTCCATTTCCGAAGCGGTGCAGGAGCATCCTGAACTGGTGCAGAAGTACCTTGGTAGCGTCGTTCCCGTCGGCGACAACTATTTTGCGGCGCTTAATTCCGCTGTGTTTAGCGATGGCTCCTTTGTCTACATCCCCAAAGGCACCAAATGCCCGATGGAGCTTTCCACCTATTTCCGGATCAATAACGGCGATTCGGGGCAGTTTGAACGGACGCTGATCGTGGCGGAAGAAGGCAGTTCTGTGAGCTATCTGGAAGGTTGTACCGCTCCCATGTACGACACTAACCAGCTTCACGCCGCTGTGGTCGAACTGGTAGCACTGGACAACGCCGAAATTAAATACTCCACTGTGCAGAACTGGTACGCTGGCGACGCTAACGGCAAGGGCGGGATTTACAACTTCGTGACCAAGCGGGGGCTGTGCCAGGGCGTCAACTCCAAGATCTCCTGGACTCAGGTTGAAACGGGTTCGGCGATTACCTGGAAGTATCCTAGCTGTGTGCTGGTGGGCGACAACTCGGTGGGCGAGTTTTATTCTGTAGCGCTAACGAACCACCATCAGCAGGCAGATACGGGCACCAAGATGGTTCACATTGGCAAGAATACCCGCAGCACGATTATTTCTAAAGGCATCTCGGCGGGGCAATCCAAGAACAGTTATCGCGGCTTGGTCAAGATTGGACCGAAAGCCAAGGGTGCTCGCAACTATTCCCAGTGCGACTCGATGCTGATTGGCGATAACGCCCAGGCGAATACCTTCCCCTACATCCAGGTGCAGAACAATACGGGCAAAGTGGAACACGAAGCTTCGACCTCCAAAATTGGGGAAGACCAGTTGTTCTATTTCTCTCAACGTGGCATCTCTGCTGAAGACGCGATTTCGATGATGATTAGCGGCTTCTGTAAGGATGTGTTTAACCAGTTGCCGATGGAATTTGCGGTGGAAGCCGATCGCCTCCTCAGCCTCAAACTTGAAGGTTCGGTTGGGTAG
- the sufC gene encoding Fe-S cluster assembly ATPase SufC, with protein MINESSEVILSVQNLTAEVDEIQILKGLNLEVKAGEIHAIMGPNGSGKSTFSKVLAGHPDYTVTGGEILFLGKNLLEMEPEERARSGIFLAFQYPIEIPGVSNLDFLRVAYNSKRKHQGLEELDAFDFDELVRQKLDVVKMNPAFLSRSLNEGFSGGGKKRNEILQMAMLEPKLGILDETDSGLDIDALKIVAGGVNQLRAPDNAIVLITHYQRLLNYIEPDYVHVMEGGRIITTGGKELALELEDRGYDWVREEEAVGGEVRDEG; from the coding sequence GTGATTAATGAAAGTAGTGAAGTAATTCTTTCGGTGCAAAATTTGACCGCTGAAGTAGATGAGATTCAGATTCTGAAAGGATTGAATCTGGAAGTCAAAGCGGGTGAAATTCACGCCATTATGGGACCGAATGGTTCTGGCAAAAGCACCTTTTCCAAGGTACTGGCAGGGCACCCGGATTACACCGTTACAGGTGGAGAAATCCTGTTTCTGGGCAAGAATTTGCTGGAAATGGAACCGGAGGAACGGGCAAGATCGGGCATTTTCCTGGCGTTCCAATATCCGATCGAAATTCCCGGTGTCAGCAACCTGGACTTTTTGCGCGTTGCCTACAACTCCAAGCGCAAACACCAGGGTTTAGAGGAACTGGATGCGTTTGATTTTGACGAACTGGTGCGCCAAAAGCTGGATGTGGTCAAAATGAACCCGGCATTCCTCAGCCGCAGTTTGAACGAAGGTTTCTCTGGCGGGGGGAAGAAGCGCAACGAAATCCTGCAAATGGCAATGCTGGAGCCAAAATTAGGGATTCTGGATGAAACCGATTCTGGTCTGGATATTGATGCGCTCAAAATTGTAGCGGGTGGGGTGAATCAACTGAGAGCGCCCGATAACGCGATCGTCCTCATCACCCACTATCAACGCCTGCTCAACTACATCGAACCGGATTACGTTCACGTTATGGAAGGCGGACGCATTATCACCACAGGCGGCAAAGAGTTGGCGCTGGAACTGGAAGATCGCGGCTATGACTGGGTGCGCGAAGAGGAGGCAGTTGGGGGCGAAGTGAGGGATGAGGGATGA
- the sufD gene encoding Fe-S cluster assembly protein SufD → MTGQVSTVSDEAVTNGKARGDRAAYLKSLLDLRSDFKSSYVDANTEDAGTNAWLQDLRDRATEVVLKSAIPSTRDEEWRFTDLSALLENSFSSGYPASKVNEAERQRLPLSEAKIRLTFENGIPAGSEFEIRASLPEGLVVSSLLKRERKLPPNILEMLTENEETFTSINASLPSSIPPLKAEELATVFNTSESLAGTEDVRRLLQGHLATLAGTEDVFTALNTASFTDAAVIFVPKNVDVSIPIQLLFIATPRDRASIAHPRCIVVAESGSKLTLIEEYVTLYDGAYFTNPVTEIWVGENAEVNHTRIQRDSQEAFHIGKTAVSQARDSRYTCNAISYGAKLSRHNLEVYQTGEQTETTLNGLTLIGDEQVADTHSLISFTKPHGTSHQIHKCIVDDRAHAVFNGKILVPKPAQLTDAGQLSSTLLLSEKARVDTKPQLEITADNVKCAHGATVSQLDSDEVFYLQSRGIDAESARRLLTYAFAYDVLKEIPVPSLRDTLAQSVRNHF, encoded by the coding sequence ATGACAGGTCAGGTTTCTACGGTTTCTGATGAGGCAGTGACGAATGGGAAAGCGAGGGGCGATCGGGCTGCTTATCTTAAAAGCTTGCTAGATCTACGTTCTGACTTCAAATCCTCATACGTGGATGCAAATACAGAAGACGCAGGTACGAACGCTTGGTTGCAAGACCTGCGAGATCGGGCGACTGAAGTTGTTCTCAAAAGTGCTATTCCCTCTACACGCGACGAAGAGTGGCGTTTTACCGATTTGTCGGCACTTCTAGAAAACAGCTTTAGCTCAGGGTATCCTGCATCCAAAGTTAATGAGGCAGAGAGACAACGACTTCCTCTATCAGAGGCTAAAATTCGCCTAACGTTTGAAAATGGTATTCCTGCTGGTTCTGAATTTGAAATAAGGGCAAGTTTACCTGAAGGATTGGTTGTCAGCAGCCTTTTGAAGAGGGAACGAAAGCTGCCTCCAAACATTCTGGAAATGCTAACGGAAAATGAGGAAACGTTCACGTCAATCAACGCCTCACTCCCCTCCTCTATACCGCCATTGAAAGCTGAGGAACTTGCTACAGTATTTAACACCTCAGAGTCTCTAGCGGGAACTGAGGATGTGCGAAGACTACTTCAAGGTCATTTGGCAACGTTAGCGGGAACCGAGGATGTATTCACGGCGCTCAACACAGCAAGCTTTACTGATGCCGCAGTTATTTTTGTTCCCAAAAATGTAGATGTTTCAATCCCTATTCAGCTTCTGTTTATTGCAACACCTCGTGATCGCGCCTCGATCGCTCATCCTCGGTGCATTGTGGTCGCTGAATCAGGTAGTAAACTCACACTTATTGAAGAGTACGTCACGCTGTACGACGGTGCTTATTTCACGAATCCCGTAACAGAAATATGGGTTGGTGAGAATGCTGAGGTGAATCACACTAGGATTCAGAGGGATAGCCAAGAAGCTTTTCACATTGGTAAAACGGCTGTATCGCAAGCACGCGATTCTCGTTACACCTGCAATGCCATCAGCTATGGCGCAAAACTTTCGCGTCACAACCTAGAGGTTTACCAGACCGGAGAGCAGACAGAGACGACGCTCAACGGACTGACGCTGATTGGTGATGAGCAGGTAGCCGATACCCATAGCTTGATTTCCTTCACCAAACCCCACGGCACCAGCCATCAAATTCACAAATGCATCGTGGATGACCGCGCCCATGCTGTGTTTAATGGCAAGATCCTTGTACCGAAACCCGCCCAACTGACGGATGCCGGACAGCTCAGCAGCACATTGTTGCTTTCCGAAAAAGCCAGGGTAGACACCAAACCCCAGTTAGAAATCACTGCCGATAACGTCAAATGTGCCCACGGGGCAACGGTCAGCCAGCTCGACAGCGATGAGGTTTTCTACCTGCAAAGTCGTGGCATTGATGCCGAAAGTGCCCGCCGATTGCTGACCTATGCCTTTGCTTACGATGTGCTAAAGGAAATTCCGGTGCCGTCGCTGCGAGATACGCTTGCCCAGTCCGTTAGAAACCACTTCTAA
- a CDS encoding DUF433 domain-containing protein translates to MPVVIAKSYVEYRNDAYWVKETRICLDSVVYVFRSRLSPESIVQSFPLLTLEQVYGAIAFYLANQAEIDAYLTAEEAAFNAMPQPLQTADPALHNKLMAAKAARQQAEEWVNCIAKLPL, encoded by the coding sequence ATGCCAGTTGTCATAGCTAAATCTTATGTAGAGTATCGGAACGATGCTTATTGGGTCAAAGAAACCCGAATTTGCCTCGACTCCGTTGTTTATGTCTTCCGAAGTAGATTATCACCTGAAAGCATTGTTCAGTCTTTTCCGTTGCTGACACTTGAACAGGTTTATGGGGCGATCGCCTTTTATCTTGCTAATCAGGCTGAGATTGATGCTTATTTAACAGCCGAGGAAGCCGCATTCAACGCGATGCCCCAACCCCTGCAAACCGCTGATCCTGCTTTGCATAACAAGCTGATGGCGGCTAAGGCAGCAAGGCAGCAGGCAGAAGAATGGGTAAATTGCATTGCAAAGTTACCTCTTTGA